The Chitinophagales bacterium genome has a segment encoding these proteins:
- the rnhA gene encoding ribonuclease HI codes for MINIYTDGASRGNPGKGGYGIILQHNKHYKELSAGYRLTTNNRMELLACIVALEALKKPNLTISIYTDSKYVVDSINLKWVFAWIKKADFAKKKNKDLWLRFLAVYKQHQVTMVWIKGHNQHPQNERCDELATQAADGDNLLIDEAYENQLN; via the coding sequence ATGATAAATATTTATACAGATGGTGCTTCGAGAGGCAATCCTGGCAAAGGTGGTTATGGTATTATTTTACAACACAACAAACATTACAAAGAACTTTCTGCTGGTTATAGACTAACCACCAACAATAGGATGGAATTATTGGCATGTATAGTTGCATTGGAAGCTCTAAAAAAGCCAAATTTAACAATTTCTATCTATACTGATTCTAAATATGTTGTGGATAGTATTAATTTGAAATGGGTTTTTGCTTGGATAAAAAAAGCAGATTTTGCTAAAAAGAAAAATAAAGATTTATGGCTTCGATTTCTTGCTGTTTATAAACAACATCAAGTAACTATGGTTTGGATAAAAGGGCATAACCAACATCCGCAAAATGAAAGATGTGATGAATTGGCTACACAAGCTGCTGATGGCGATAATTTATTAATAGATGAAGCTTATGAAAATCAATTAAATTAA
- the lpxK gene encoding tetraacyldisaccharide 4'-kinase, with product MNILIKSILFVFAQLYGVIIKIRYWLYKHHFIGSTSFDVPVICIGNLSWGGTGKTPMIEYLIQLLQEQYHIGIISRGYKRNTTGFVLANLHHSYNDIGDEPLLLKYKYPNVAIGVGEERIVAIPNLIAMRPQTNLIIMDDGFQHLSVRPQVNILLTTYQNPFWEDHLIPLGTLREYPRAKSRANIIIVTKCPKHINKTEQQELIRQIQPSKNQSVFFSTIQYQPIYHLLNAEKNDTIQQNIVLITGIANAEPLVEHLSKQFNITHLEYQDHHAFSLNELERIKQTYPNQQWITTEKDAVRLLAHKDWLIENNIDLFIQPIAVEILHNQDDFKQLLIDYLEFFYGRNAS from the coding sequence TTGAATATTTTAATAAAATCTATATTATTTGTATTTGCACAACTATATGGTGTCATTATCAAAATTAGATATTGGTTGTATAAACATCACTTTATTGGTTCTACAAGTTTTGATGTGCCTGTAATTTGTATTGGCAATTTAAGTTGGGGCGGAACTGGTAAAACACCAATGATAGAATATCTAATTCAGCTATTGCAAGAACAATATCATATTGGAATTATTAGCAGAGGTTATAAAAGAAATACTACTGGATTTGTTTTGGCTAATTTACATCACTCGTATAATGATATTGGCGATGAACCTTTGTTGTTAAAGTACAAATATCCGAATGTAGCTATTGGTGTTGGTGAAGAAAGAATTGTAGCAATACCCAACCTAATTGCTATGCGTCCTCAAACCAATTTAATTATAATGGACGATGGTTTTCAGCATTTGTCTGTTCGTCCACAAGTCAATATTTTACTAACCACCTATCAAAATCCATTTTGGGAAGATCATTTAATTCCACTAGGAACGCTACGAGAATATCCAAGAGCAAAATCGAGAGCCAATATTATAATTGTTACAAAATGTCCAAAACATATTAATAAAACAGAGCAACAAGAGTTAATTAGACAAATTCAACCTAGTAAAAATCAGAGCGTATTTTTTTCCACTATACAATATCAACCTATTTACCATTTATTGAATGCAGAGAAAAATGATACTATACAACAAAATATAGTTTTAATTACTGGAATTGCTAATGCAGAACCATTGGTAGAACATCTTTCAAAACAATTTAATATTACACATCTAGAATATCAAGACCATCATGCTTTTTCTTTGAATGAATTAGAAAGAATTAAACAAACTTATCCTAATCAACAATGGATAACTACAGAAAAAGATGCCGTACGATTACTAGCACATAAAGATTGGTTAATAGAAAATAATATAGACTTATTCATTCAGCCAATAGCAGTAGAAATACTTCACAACCAAGATGATTTTAAACAACTATTAATAGACTATTTAGAGTTTTTTTATGGTAGAAACGCTTCTTAA
- a CDS encoding sulfite exporter TauE/SafE family protein: MPIELYIVVIITLFIGSLIYATFGFGDALFAMPILTLFLGTQTATPLMTLNGLLLSSFMLIMHYQYIVWKDVIRLLLGAVLGIPIGIFFLKNGNEHAIKIILGLVIILSVVYNWKFRKQHQHIINTNFAYLFGFIAGILGGAFNTGGPPLVIYGTLSNWQPNYFIGSLQAYFVPNDIMIIIGQISSGLMTLAIVKLYAFAFPLVMLALYLGRKIRQRISVEKFNIYIYILLLLLGSFLVIQTILKLLL; the protein is encoded by the coding sequence ATGCCCATTGAACTTTATATTGTAGTAATCATTACACTTTTTATTGGTTCATTAATATATGCTACTTTTGGCTTTGGTGATGCTTTATTTGCCATGCCTATTCTTACGCTATTTCTTGGAACACAAACTGCTACACCTTTAATGACTTTAAATGGTTTGCTTTTGTCTTCTTTTATGTTGATAATGCATTACCAATACATTGTATGGAAAGATGTTATTCGTTTATTACTTGGTGCTGTACTAGGAATTCCTATTGGAATTTTCTTTTTAAAAAATGGCAATGAACATGCAATTAAAATAATTTTAGGTCTGGTTATTATTTTATCAGTAGTGTATAATTGGAAATTTAGAAAACAACACCAGCATATCATTAACACTAATTTTGCTTATTTATTTGGATTTATTGCTGGTATTCTTGGTGGTGCATTTAATACTGGTGGTCCGCCTTTAGTAATATACGGAACTTTAAGTAATTGGCAACCTAACTATTTTATTGGCTCATTACAAGCTTACTTTGTTCCTAATGACATTATGATTATTATAGGACAAATTAGCAGTGGTTTAATGACCTTAGCAATAGTAAAACTATACGCTTTCGCTTTTCCGTTGGTGATGCTGGCATTGTATCTTGGTAGAAAAATTAGACAAAGAATTAGTGTAGAAAAATTTAATATTTATATCTATATTTTATTATTGCTATTAGGAAGTTTCTTAGTTATTCAAACAATATTAAAACTATTGCTTTAA
- a CDS encoding DUF255 domain-containing protein, producing MRQKFTILTSVLLLTTALSFATDNKPKEKTVVTKEEVKQPVTPLKDDGTIKWYSFEEAVELNKTNPKQFFIDFYTSWCGWCKVLDTKTFQDKYIAKYMSENFYCVKFDAEQKADIAFEGRVWKWLPGGRNGIHELAAYFMQNQLSYPTCVILTPKFELVTPLKGYVKVEEFEPLITFMGKELYRYKGNNFEQYKANYKRVD from the coding sequence ATGAGACAAAAATTTACAATACTAACTAGCGTTTTACTTTTAACAACAGCTCTTTCGTTTGCTACAGATAACAAACCTAAAGAAAAAACGGTAGTAACTAAAGAAGAAGTAAAACAGCCAGTAACTCCTTTAAAAGACGATGGTACTATAAAATGGTATTCTTTTGAAGAAGCGGTAGAGTTAAATAAAACCAATCCGAAGCAATTTTTTATTGACTTCTACACTTCTTGGTGTGGTTGGTGTAAAGTATTAGACACTAAAACTTTTCAAGATAAATATATTGCAAAATATATGAGCGAAAATTTTTACTGTGTAAAGTTTGATGCAGAACAAAAAGCTGATATTGCATTTGAAGGTAGAGTTTGGAAATGGTTACCTGGTGGAAGAAATGGTATACATGAATTAGCGGCGTATTTTATGCAAAACCAGTTATCGTATCCAACTTGTGTTATTTTAACACCAAAGTTTGAGTTGGTTACTCCATTAAAAGGTTATGTAAAAGTTGAAGAGTTTGAACCTCTAATTACTTTTATGGGAAAAGAACTGTATAGATACAAAGGCAATAACTTTGAGCAATATAAAGCAAATTATAAAAGAGTAGATTAA
- a CDS encoding outer membrane beta-barrel protein translates to MNNVFKVLLGMILLGVSVQSFAQGDDAKGHQVGLAVGPTFPLTDLGGAKKTGAPFIRDIDFPATRFGLAAFYTYNFNEWVSVRGNLMWAMLHADDANTDGAPPTINNNPDDSWFRARRNLNFTTHIIEFQAMAQLNLKKYNQHVHGKGEKQRWAPYVGGGLGFFWFNPWTKYNGDKVKLQPLGTEGQGLSGYGSPYKKIALDLIGLVGVKFNVSKRVSLSLEGWYHQTFTDYIDDVSTNYIDPSDIPAYVALHGAEAQYIQNRANEGKYGSTAYNFVEGQYDNTGTLITTDRIGEQRGDVQDNDQFLHMQVTVAVNIGKTKMKNSTFGCGTRSKYKHKFSCPSW, encoded by the coding sequence ATGAATAATGTTTTTAAAGTTTTATTGGGAATGATTTTATTAGGTGTAAGTGTTCAATCATTTGCACAAGGTGACGATGCTAAAGGACATCAAGTCGGTTTAGCAGTAGGACCTACATTTCCATTAACTGACCTAGGTGGTGCTAAAAAAACAGGAGCACCTTTTATTAGAGATATTGACTTTCCAGCAACTAGATTTGGCTTGGCAGCATTCTATACTTATAACTTTAATGAATGGGTTTCAGTAAGAGGTAATTTAATGTGGGCAATGTTGCATGCAGATGATGCCAATACAGATGGAGCACCTCCAACAATTAATAATAATCCAGATGATAGTTGGTTTAGAGCTAGAAGAAATTTAAACTTTACTACACATATAATTGAGTTTCAAGCAATGGCTCAGTTGAATTTAAAGAAATATAATCAACATGTTCATGGAAAAGGAGAAAAACAAAGATGGGCTCCATATGTTGGTGGTGGACTAGGGTTCTTTTGGTTTAATCCTTGGACAAAATATAATGGAGATAAAGTGAAGTTACAACCATTAGGAACTGAAGGTCAAGGTTTGTCAGGATATGGAAGTCCTTACAAAAAAATAGCACTAGATTTAATTGGTTTAGTTGGTGTTAAATTTAATGTAAGTAAAAGAGTATCACTTTCACTAGAAGGTTGGTATCATCAAACATTTACAGACTATATAGATGATGTGAGTACTAATTATATTGATCCAAGTGATATTCCTGCCTATGTTGCATTACATGGAGCCGAAGCACAATATATTCAAAATAGAGCTAATGAAGGGAAGTATGGTAGTACTGCCTATAATTTTGTGGAAGGTCAGTATGATAATACAGGTACGCTAATTACTACAGATAGAATTGGAGAGCAAAGAGGTGATGTTCAAGACAATGATCAGTTTTTACATATGCAAGTTACTGTAGCAGTGAATATAGGTAAAACTAAGATGAAAAATAGTACTTTCGGTTGTGGAACAAGATCTAAATACAAACATAAATTTAGCTGTCCAAGTTGGTAA
- a CDS encoding type I polyketide synthase: MSETEEKLLQMQQLLQKSLIKIRTLESELEQQKNQTNTIQQDIAIVSTACRFPAGITSTKALWQIIKEEKNIFSKIPNNRFNVDAIYSTDELEKGKTNAQYGAFLTHQPSDFDADFFGIPPREAKSIDPLQRIMLEVVYEAFENAGLATQQLKESNTGVFVAIGNSDYIQARLRNGNLESVDVYDATGIPFATACGRISYLYNFRGTSLSVDTACSSVLTAIQLAKNALQNKEIDTAVIASANLILTPELFVGLSKLGSLSTTNELKAFDQNADGYIRGEGIGVLILKRVDDAVQQNLPIELVIKAIAIKHNGTSNGFTAPNPEVQIQLINETLQQANINANQVDLVEAHGIGNVFTDAMEIQSIATAYQNRINPIYINSVKSNIGHLEACTGMSMIFKVIESFKNETIPAQISITNLNEDVNWNAIKAVVPTTPIEWKKSDKKRYAAINLSGYSGTNAHIIFEEAPNKIISENIDSTFIFNFSAKTKQALLDYLQKYLTTNDWKNDSLTEIAYTLNKKNLFDYRCSIVADSHQVLEEKINQVVNNEKSDVFITNELNEYNDIAFLCTGQGAQYFGMCKQLYDHYEVFKMVIDDCDKQLQPMLQESIMDVLWKDESKAHLIHQTKFTQPCLFVVEYAIAQLYMSFGIEPNYLVGHSIGELSCLAIANAIDLEAALQLVVARAALMQSLPINEGVMASVFCSEAIIKPFLENSSVDLAAINAPKNVTIAGLQADVEKVLATLKENKIKAVMLQVSHAFHSSQMDAILPKFEQFVAQFSFKEPQIPVISNATGLPLSLSDLTPNYFAKHIRNTIQFEKSIQYLSDKVGVFVECGPHPVLINLAKHCNSNKAVYIATTTKDKDALATFNNALQELYINTINVKFENLFVGKKINTVPLPTYAWQWKSYWYNPVLQDFLLEENKEKISITNQKVNNKKDIVKTNLKLTKENLLVTMQIEAAKILELEAGQKININESFRNQGFDSMMSGEFLSIMERMLGEEQQMSVIHDYPTPKTLAQYWTDKYFGGGEVDEHQAISMADVMFDAAMDEQIDEQWHEIKPTDNWLMRAFKKFDSKLPKV; encoded by the coding sequence ATGAGTGAAACAGAAGAGAAATTACTACAAATGCAACAATTACTTCAAAAGTCTTTGATTAAAATTAGGACTTTAGAAAGTGAATTAGAACAACAAAAAAATCAAACGAATACTATACAACAAGATATTGCTATTGTAAGCACAGCTTGTCGTTTTCCTGCTGGAATTACTTCTACAAAAGCACTATGGCAAATTATAAAAGAAGAAAAAAATATATTCTCAAAAATACCAAATAATAGATTTAATGTTGATGCTATTTATAGCACTGATGAATTAGAGAAAGGAAAAACCAATGCACAATATGGTGCATTTTTAACACATCAACCAAGTGATTTTGATGCTGATTTCTTTGGCATTCCACCAAGAGAAGCTAAGTCTATTGATCCATTACAAAGAATAATGCTCGAAGTTGTTTACGAAGCTTTTGAAAATGCTGGCTTGGCAACGCAACAATTAAAAGAAAGCAATACAGGTGTTTTTGTAGCTATTGGTAATTCCGATTATATTCAAGCTCGCTTGCGAAATGGCAATTTAGAGAGTGTAGATGTATATGATGCTACAGGTATTCCGTTTGCAACTGCTTGTGGTAGAATTTCTTATCTCTACAATTTTAGAGGTACAAGTTTATCTGTTGATACGGCTTGTTCTTCTGTGCTAACAGCAATTCAATTGGCAAAAAATGCATTACAGAATAAGGAGATTGATACGGCTGTTATCGCATCTGCAAATTTAATATTAACGCCAGAATTATTTGTTGGCTTATCAAAATTAGGGTCGCTTTCTACTACAAACGAACTGAAAGCATTCGATCAAAATGCAGATGGTTATATTCGTGGTGAAGGTATTGGTGTGCTTATTTTAAAAAGAGTAGATGATGCTGTTCAACAAAATTTACCAATTGAGTTGGTGATTAAAGCTATTGCTATAAAACACAATGGTACAAGTAATGGTTTTACTGCACCAAATCCAGAAGTGCAAATTCAGTTGATAAATGAAACACTTCAACAAGCGAATATCAATGCGAATCAAGTAGATTTAGTGGAAGCTCATGGTATTGGTAATGTGTTTACAGATGCTATGGAAATTCAGTCGATTGCTACGGCTTATCAAAATAGAATAAATCCAATATATATTAATTCTGTTAAATCAAATATTGGTCACTTAGAAGCATGTACTGGAATGTCTATGATTTTTAAAGTGATAGAAAGTTTTAAAAACGAAACTATTCCTGCTCAAATTAGTATTACCAATTTAAATGAAGATGTTAATTGGAATGCCATCAAAGCTGTAGTTCCAACAACACCTATCGAATGGAAAAAATCGGATAAAAAAAGATATGCAGCCATTAACTTGTCTGGTTATAGTGGAACCAATGCACATATTATTTTTGAAGAAGCACCAAATAAAATTATTTCAGAAAATATAGATTCTACATTTATATTTAATTTTTCTGCTAAAACAAAACAAGCGTTATTAGATTATCTACAAAAATATTTAACTACTAACGATTGGAAAAATGATTCATTAACAGAAATTGCTTATACACTCAACAAAAAAAATCTGTTTGATTATAGATGTAGTATCGTAGCAGATTCACATCAAGTATTAGAAGAAAAAATCAATCAAGTTGTAAATAATGAAAAATCAGATGTATTTATTACAAATGAATTAAATGAATATAATGATATAGCGTTCTTGTGTACTGGACAAGGTGCTCAGTATTTTGGTATGTGTAAACAGTTGTATGATCATTATGAAGTCTTTAAAATGGTTATCGATGATTGCGACAAACAACTACAACCAATGCTACAAGAATCAATTATGGATGTGTTGTGGAAAGATGAAAGCAAAGCTCATCTAATTCATCAGACAAAATTTACGCAACCTTGTTTATTTGTAGTAGAATATGCTATTGCACAATTGTATATGAGTTTTGGTATAGAGCCAAATTATTTAGTAGGTCATAGTATTGGCGAGTTATCTTGTTTGGCAATTGCTAATGCCATTGATTTAGAAGCAGCTTTGCAATTAGTTGTAGCAAGAGCTGCATTGATGCAATCTTTGCCAATAAATGAAGGTGTAATGGCTTCTGTTTTTTGTAGTGAAGCAATTATAAAACCGTTTTTAGAAAATTCTAGCGTAGATTTAGCTGCAATCAATGCGCCAAAAAATGTAACTATTGCTGGATTACAAGCAGATGTAGAAAAAGTATTGGCTACACTTAAAGAAAACAAAATTAAAGCAGTAATGCTACAAGTTTCCCATGCATTTCATTCTTCACAGATGGATGCTATCTTACCAAAGTTTGAACAATTTGTAGCACAGTTTTCATTTAAAGAGCCACAAATTCCTGTTATTTCAAATGCAACAGGTTTGCCTTTATCGTTGTCAGATTTAACGCCTAATTATTTTGCTAAGCACATAAGAAACACTATTCAGTTTGAAAAATCTATTCAGTATTTGTCAGATAAAGTTGGTGTTTTTGTAGAATGTGGACCACATCCTGTTTTAATTAATTTAGCAAAACATTGCAATAGCAATAAAGCAGTATACATTGCTACAACTACAAAAGATAAAGATGCATTAGCTACCTTTAATAATGCTCTACAAGAATTATATATTAATACTATAAATGTTAAGTTTGAAAATTTATTTGTAGGAAAAAAAATCAATACAGTACCATTACCAACTTATGCTTGGCAATGGAAATCGTATTGGTACAATCCAGTGTTGCAAGATTTTTTATTAGAAGAAAATAAAGAGAAAATTTCAATAACAAATCAAAAAGTTAATAATAAAAAAGATATTGTAAAAACTAATTTAAAATTAACTAAAGAGAATTTATTAGTCACCATGCAAATTGAAGCAGCTAAAATTTTAGAGTTAGAAGCTGGTCAAAAAATAAACATCAATGAATCGTTTAGAAATCAAGGATTTGATTCTATGATGAGTGGTGAATTTTTATCTATTATGGAAAGAATGCTAGGCGAGGAGCAACAAATGAGCGTAATACACGATTATCCTACACCAAAAACATTAGCACAATATTGGACAGATAAATATTTTGGTGGTGGTGAAGTAGATGAACACCAAGCTATTTCTATGGCAGATGTAATGTTTGATGCTGCTATGGACGAACAAATTGATGAACAATGGCACGAAATTAAACCTACAGATAATTGGTTAATGAGAGCATTTAAAAAGTTCGATAGCAAATTGCCAAAGGTGTAA
- a CDS encoding UbiX family flavin prenyltransferase, with product MKTRKVVIGISGASGAIYAKLLLEKLQLLQQSQAITVGVVMSNNAKIVWKSELNTNFEPISSFNYYDKQDFNAPFASGSAKYDTMIICPCSMGTLGRIAHGISNDLMTRAADVMLKERRQLILAVRETPFSLIHINNMKMVTEAGAIVCPANPSFYSNPTTIEAVAQTVVDRILDLANFEHQSFRWNDK from the coding sequence ATGAAAACAAGGAAAGTTGTTATAGGAATTTCTGGTGCTAGTGGTGCTATTTATGCTAAATTATTACTAGAAAAACTGCAATTATTACAGCAAAGTCAAGCAATTACGGTAGGTGTAGTAATGAGTAACAATGCCAAGATAGTATGGAAAAGTGAGTTAAATACCAATTTTGAACCAATTTCAAGTTTTAATTATTACGATAAACAAGATTTTAATGCACCATTTGCTTCTGGTAGTGCAAAATACGATACCATGATAATTTGTCCGTGTTCTATGGGAACTTTAGGTAGAATTGCTCATGGAATTTCTAACGATTTAATGACAAGAGCTGCTGATGTAATGTTAAAAGAAAGAAGACAGTTAATATTAGCAGTTAGAGAAACACCTTTTAGCTTAATTCATATCAACAATATGAAAATGGTTACAGAAGCAGGAGCAATAGTTTGTCCAGCAAATCCATCTTTTTATAGCAATCCAACTACAATAGAAGCAGTAGCACAAACTGTAGTAGATAGAATTTTAGACTTAGCTAATTTTGAGCACCAATCGTTTAGATGGAATGATAAGTAA
- a CDS encoding response regulator transcription factor, whose product MITIAIADDNSIARRAIVEKLSTYTDLHIILVANNGKELFEMMQSHTAVDLILMDIEMPVMNGVQATEKIKQQFPNVKIIMVTVFADEQHIFDTIKAGADSYILKEAKAEKMYEAIHDTLNGGAVMSPAIAIKAINLLKNSSSSTNHQIEETVVLTERELEILNRISEGYSNKKIAEQLFISAFTVKRHIENIYQKLQTHNRIELLNKARKGGLI is encoded by the coding sequence ATGATAACAATTGCCATTGCAGACGACAATTCAATAGCTCGTAGAGCTATAGTAGAAAAACTGTCTACATATACCGATTTACATATTATTTTAGTAGCTAATAATGGCAAAGAATTATTCGAAATGATGCAAAGTCATACTGCAGTAGATTTAATACTGATGGATATAGAAATGCCAGTAATGAATGGTGTACAAGCCACCGAAAAAATAAAACAACAGTTTCCAAATGTCAAAATAATAATGGTTACCGTATTTGCCGATGAGCAACATATTTTTGATACCATAAAGGCAGGTGCCGATAGTTATATCTTAAAAGAAGCCAAAGCCGAAAAAATGTATGAAGCCATTCATGACACGCTAAACGGAGGTGCTGTAATGTCGCCTGCTATTGCCATTAAAGCCATAAATTTATTAAAAAATAGTAGTTCATCTACTAATCATCAAATTGAAGAAACTGTAGTACTTACAGAAAGAGAATTAGAGATATTAAACCGTATTAGTGAAGGATATTCCAATAAAAAAATTGCTGAACAATTATTTATATCAGCATTTACCGTTAAAAGGCATATCGAAAATATTTATCAAAAACTACAAACCCACAATAGAATAGAGCTTTTGAATAAAGCCAGAAAAGGAGGTTTGATTTAA
- a CDS encoding thioredoxin family protein produces the protein MKKLKLFPLFFIGMLFSVSASNSIENKDDNTNNWTSIDKALAQTSAQKQFIFVEIYTDWCGWCKKLEDYTFTDENVEKTLNDNFVKVKLNAESEQKISFKGKEYDLVQNGNRTVNQLALDLGSMNGRLGYPTIVVLDKEGNKLKTFPGYKDAQGMQVLLSYFTSGAYKTTDFQIYQAGQ, from the coding sequence ATGAAAAAGTTAAAATTATTTCCATTGTTTTTTATAGGTATGCTTTTTAGCGTATCTGCATCTAATTCTATAGAGAATAAAGATGACAATACAAACAATTGGACTAGTATAGATAAAGCATTGGCTCAAACTTCGGCACAAAAGCAATTTATTTTTGTAGAGATTTATACTGATTGGTGTGGTTGGTGTAAAAAGCTAGAAGATTATACTTTTACTGACGAAAATGTAGAAAAAACATTGAACGATAATTTTGTTAAAGTAAAATTGAATGCAGAAAGTGAACAAAAAATTTCGTTTAAAGGAAAAGAGTACGACTTAGTACAAAATGGCAACAGAACGGTAAATCAGTTGGCATTAGATTTAGGTAGCATGAACGGAAGATTAGGTTATCCTACAATTGTTGTACTAGACAAAGAAGGCAATAAATTAAAAACTTTTCCTGGATATAAAGATGCACAAGGAATGCAAGTTTTGTTAAGCTACTTTACTTCTGGTGCATATAAAACTACTGATTTCCAAATTTACCAAGCTGGACAATAA
- the nth gene encoding endonuclease III, which translates to MTKKEKANFILDTLEELFPNPPIPLQHKDAYTLLVAVLLSAQCTDERVNKVTPFLFDLADDPEAMSKVAVEDIKAIIRPCGLSPRKSSAISELSKIIVNNYNGKVPNSFEDLEKLPGVGHKTASVVMSQAFGVPAFPVDTHIHRLAYRWGLSNGKSVEQTEKDLKKIFVEDKWNALHLQMIYYGRTYCKARGHDINNCRICKKVGVKNRIN; encoded by the coding sequence GTGACTAAGAAAGAAAAGGCAAATTTTATTTTAGATACCTTGGAAGAGTTGTTTCCAAATCCTCCAATTCCTTTACAACACAAAGATGCGTATACTTTACTAGTAGCAGTATTATTGTCAGCACAGTGTACTGATGAGCGAGTGAATAAAGTAACACCATTTTTATTTGATTTAGCAGATGATCCAGAAGCAATGTCGAAAGTAGCAGTGGAAGATATAAAAGCAATCATTAGACCATGTGGTTTATCGCCAAGAAAGTCTAGTGCTATTAGCGAATTATCTAAAATAATTGTTAATAATTACAATGGTAAAGTACCCAATTCTTTTGAAGATTTAGAAAAATTACCTGGCGTTGGACATAAAACGGCATCAGTAGTAATGAGTCAAGCTTTTGGTGTGCCAGCATTTCCTGTAGATACTCATATTCATAGATTGGCGTATAGATGGGGCTTAAGTAATGGTAAAAGTGTAGAACAAACAGAAAAAGATTTAAAAAAAATATTTGTAGAAGATAAATGGAATGCATTACATTTACAAATGATATATTATGGCAGAACTTACTGTAAAGCAAGAGGTCATGATATTAACAATTGTAGAATATGTAAAAAAGTTGGTGTCAAAAATAGAATAAATTAA